The Candidatus Methylomirabilota bacterium genome includes a region encoding these proteins:
- a CDS encoding branched-chain amino acid aminotransferase yields MSEAIRITRATTRKPKPGDSELGFGTVFTDHIFVMDFQEEKGWYDPRVEPYGPLTLDPAASFLHYAQGIFDGLKAFRARNGQVRLFRPQKHIERMNGSARRMCIPPLDPDLALRSLTALVGLDRDWVPGTVGTSLYIRPTIIASEPFLGVRPAKSYLYFVILSPVGAYYPEGMNPVKILVVDKYVRAVEGGVGAAKTPGNYAASLYAAEEAKHQGFTQVLWLDGRERKYLDEVGTMNIMLRVGDEVVTPPLTAGTILPGVTRDSALTLMREWGLWVSERQIAMDEVRAAAKNGTLREVWGTGTAAVISPVGELAYRGEQIVINGGKIGELTQRLYDAIVGIQYGTAPDSHGWTVEV; encoded by the coding sequence ATGAGCGAGGCGATCCGGATCACCAGGGCGACCACGAGGAAACCGAAGCCCGGGGACAGCGAGCTTGGCTTCGGCACCGTCTTCACCGACCACATATTCGTGATGGACTTCCAGGAGGAGAAGGGCTGGTACGATCCACGCGTCGAGCCCTACGGGCCGCTGACCCTGGACCCGGCGGCGTCTTTCCTGCACTACGCCCAGGGCATCTTCGACGGGCTGAAAGCGTTCCGGGCCCGGAACGGCCAGGTGCGCCTCTTCCGCCCCCAGAAGCACATCGAGCGGATGAACGGCTCCGCCCGGCGCATGTGCATCCCGCCGCTCGATCCCGACCTGGCCCTCAGGTCGCTGACGGCGCTGGTCGGGCTCGACCGCGACTGGGTGCCGGGCACGGTGGGGACGTCGCTCTACATCCGACCCACCATCATCGCCAGCGAGCCGTTCCTGGGCGTCCGGCCGGCCAAGTCCTATCTCTACTTCGTGATCCTGTCGCCGGTGGGCGCGTACTACCCCGAAGGCATGAACCCGGTGAAGATCCTGGTGGTCGACAAGTACGTGCGGGCCGTGGAAGGGGGCGTGGGCGCCGCCAAGACTCCGGGCAACTACGCGGCCAGCCTCTACGCCGCCGAGGAGGCCAAGCACCAGGGGTTCACTCAGGTGCTCTGGCTCGACGGGCGCGAGCGGAAGTACCTGGACGAGGTCGGCACGATGAACATCATGCTGCGGGTGGGCGACGAGGTGGTCACGCCGCCGCTCACGGCGGGGACGATCCTGCCCGGCGTCACCCGCGACTCGGCGCTCACGCTGATGCGCGAGTGGGGGCTGTGGGTCTCCGAGCGCCAGATCGCCATGGACGAGGTGCGGGCCGCGGCCAAGAACGGTACCCTGCGGGAGGTGTGGGGCACCGGCACCGCCGCCGTCATCTCGCCGGTGGGCGAGCTGGCCTACCGGGGCGAGCAGATCGTCATCAACGGCGGCAAAATCGGCGAGCTGACCCAGCGCCTGTACGACGCGATCGTCGGGATCCAGTACGGGACGGCACCCGACAGCCACGGCTGGACCGTGGAGGTATAG
- a CDS encoding HIT family protein: MSECVFCKIRDGQVPSLKIYEDERTLCFMDINPLNSGHCLVAPKAHAPTIFDADEEDLMAAIATAKRVAMALLRAVKPDGLNVLQANGAAAFQSVPHFHFHLIPRWTNDNKGFDWKLVPGDRNQIMKVGEKLRSVLAGQDHD; this comes from the coding sequence ATGAGCGAGTGCGTGTTCTGCAAGATCCGGGATGGACAAGTTCCGTCGCTGAAGATCTACGAGGATGAGCGGACGCTCTGCTTCATGGACATCAATCCGTTGAACTCCGGGCACTGCCTGGTGGCGCCCAAGGCGCACGCGCCCACCATCTTCGACGCCGACGAGGAAGACTTGATGGCGGCCATCGCCACGGCCAAGCGGGTGGCCATGGCCCTGCTGCGGGCGGTGAAGCCCGATGGGCTCAACGTCCTGCAGGCCAACGGGGCGGCGGCGTTCCAGTCGGTGCCGCACTTCCACTTCCATCTGATCCCGCGCTGGACGAACGACAACAAGGGCTTCGACTGGAAGCTCGTGCCCGGCGACCGAAACCAGATCATGAAGGTCGGTGAGAAGCTGCGGTCCGTGCTCGCCGGCCAGGACCATGACTAA